GATCCTCTGATTAACTGAACAGATGGATTGATGACTGAATCTGTAGAGACCTTGATTGAATCATTTCCTGACTGTAGGTCTTTTTGATCATTGCTGATAATTAGGCAATCTGAATTTAGAGTGTCTTTGGCCTGTATTGCTAATTTTGAGCCTGCACCGCCTAAGCCAATAATTAAGATCGGTTCTTTTACTTGAAAAGTCATTTCAAGTGTTATTCTCTGATTTGGATAAAAAACCTTCTTACGTTATTTTAATCAAATCTTCAATCTAAAAAAATTAGCTTACGATCTTTCCAAGAATACTGTGCGTAGTTGCATCTGTTATTTCGACTGTATGAGTTTGACCGATCTTAATTTTGTCTTTTACAAATACTGATTTGTATGCATCGTTTCTTCCTTTGATGCCTTCATTAGTCTCTTCATCAAACAAAACTTTACCTCTCCAACCGATCCATTTTTGGTTATTCTCTAATGAGATTTCATTTATTTGATTGAAGATGATTCTGCTTCTTCTTTTTACCTCTGACGCTTCTATCTGTTCCCATTCTGCAGCTTCCGTACCTGGTCTTGCACTATACTTTGAAAGATTCACGATGTCTGGGCGTATTTCATTAATGAGTTCGAATGTTTTCTCAAAATCTTCATTAGTCTCTGATGGAAATCCTACTATGACATCAGTTGAAATTGTAAAGTTTTCAAATCGTTCTTTGGCTTTTTTTACTACTTCTTTGACCGTGTTTACAGTATGACCTCGTTTCATATCGTTTAGGACTTTGTTGCTGCCGCTCTGCACAGGAATGTGTAGAAATTTGTAAACTTTATCACTATCAAATGACTTTATCAATTCCTCCTTTATTCTTGGCATGTACATTGGGTTCATCATTCCTACTCTTATCATAAAATCCTCTGGAATCTCTGATACTGCATTTATCAAAGTAGGCAAATCTGTATTGATATCCAAACCATAACATCCATTATCTGTAGAAGTTAACCAAATTTCTTTACATCCTTCACTTATTTCAGTTTCAACCTGTCTGACGATATCTCCTAATCTATAACTTTTGAGATCCCCTTTAGATAATTTGGTCTGACAAAAAGTACATTCACTCATACAACCACTTGCAATTTCAATAATTCCGATTACTGGATTCAGTCTTACTTTTGGTAATCCTACTTTTGATAGATCAGAATCTTCTAGTGCTATCTGTTTTATTCCTCTTAATGTTGAATCTATAACTTGTAATGTCTTTCCTAATGAGTTTGGTCCTAGTAAGCTTGCTCTTTGAGTGATCTTCTCTACTGTGCTTTGTTCAGCCTTTGGAAGACAACCTGCTACAACTAACGGTTTTGATTTCAGAGAATTAATTCGATGCATCATTTTATTTGCAGTTGAATCTTTTACCGAACATGTTACTACTATGTTCAAATCTGATTCTGAAGAATCTTTGACTAGTGTATGACCTCCATTTACAATTAATCCTGAAATCATTTCCGAGTCTGCAAAACTAGCAGAACATCCGTATGCTTCTACGAAAATCTTTGCCATGATTTATCTAAACAGTGCATCAATTTCTTTATTGTCCATCAGTTTCTTTGATGTAACTAATTCTCTAATTGATTTTCCAGTTTTTAGAGACTCTTTGAATAGTTCTGCAGATTTTAGATAACCAATCTTTGGTGTGAGAAGTGTTACAATAACTGGACTGTTTTCTATGTTACTTTGAAGTTTTTCTTTGTTTGCAGATAATCCGTCAATTAAATTTGCAGAAAATATTGGTAAGAAATTTTTCAACATGTCAGTAGATTCAAGCATGCACTTTAGCATGCCTGGCATCATTACATTTAGTTCAAACTGTCCACTTTGTGCTGCATATGATACGGCTGTATCATTTCCGATTATGTTAAAACAAATCATGTTCATGCATTCTGCTAGTGAGGGGTTTACCTTGCCTGGCATAATGGATGAACCTGCGTGCACCGCAGGAATTCCTAATTCCGATAGACCTGCAATTGGACCTGATGCCATTAATCTAATATCGTTTGCAAGTTTGTTAATTTCAAGTGCTAAATTACGTAATGCCCCTGAAAGATTTGCTACTGCAAATTTACTTTGTAATCCAAACTGCATATCTTTTTCTGGAACTAGGGATAATTTTGAAATCTTTGCCAATTCTGTTATTGCAATTTTTCTATAACCTTTTGGAGTATTAGCTCCAGTGCCAACTGCAGTTCCTCCTAATGCTACGTTTTGTAATTCTTTTTGTGATGAAACTATTACATTTCGTGCTTTAGTGATGGATGTGGCATAAGCTGTAAATTCACTTCCAAGTGTTACTGGTAATGCATCCATCAAATGGGTTCTTCCAATTTTTTTAAATGATGAAAATTCTTTTGCTTTTTTTGTTAATGATTTTATTAATGTGTCAATTGTTGGAATTGCATCTTTTAGATTAATTAGAATTGCAACATGCATTGCAGTTGGATAAGTATCGTTACTTGACTGTGACATGTTTACATGATCATTTGGATGTAGATGTTGATATTGGCCTTTCTTTTTGTGTAGTATTTCTAAGGCAACATTTGCAATGACTTCATTTGAATTCATGTTGAAAGCAGTTCCAGCACCTGAATTGATCATATCAATTACAAATTGGTCTGTGAATTTTCCTGCCAATATTTTATCACATGCAGAAACTATTGCATTTCCACGTTTTGCATCAATTGCCTTTGTCTTCATGTTTGCAATTGCAGCAGATCTTTTTATCATGACAAATGATTTTATTAAATTTGGATGTGCTTTGTTTCCTGTTACATGATATTGTTTAACTGCTCTTCCTGTAAATGCTCCATAATATGCGTCAGAAGGAATTTTGACTTTGCCTAGTGAATCTTCATCTAATCTAAATTTCATATTGATTTTTCTTTATTTTACCATTATTCATTCTTTTTCTAGTGATTTTTTTTTATTTTTAGGTAGTAAAATGGGAATTATTATATATGAAACATGAATCACGTTGCATAATGAATAAGCGTATCAGTATGCTCTTTACTATTGCAGCAGTCGCTGTAATGGGGGCAACCTTATTCGGAAGCACATACACACAAACCCAAATTGGTGGACAATCACTTGACGTTTCAAAAATGAACGCCGATGTAATTGAACAAATCCACCAAATGGGCGGTTTACAGCTTGTAATGCCAGAGGCATTCGCAGAAACTGATTGTGGCGCATTAGCAGACTCTGGACGAAATGTCGTAGAGTTCAACTTGACTGGTGAAAGTGTTACCCTTCCAATCATGGGAGGAAAGACATTCAATGCAATGACCTTTAGTGGACAAGTCCCAGGACCAACACTAAGAGTTACTCAGGGTGATGTCGTAAAAATGACACTAACAATCCCAGCAGATGAAGTTACTGGGCACGGTAACGACATGCATGCATCACAAATGTCTGCAGGAAACTTTGAATCCGTTAATCCGGGTGAAACAAGTCAATACTGCTACATTGCAGAAGCAGCTGGTACTTTCAAGTACCATTGTTCTGGTGTAAAACTCATTGGAATGGATCAACACGTTCTTTCCGGCATGTACGGACTTGCAATAGTTGACCCAATCGATGGTTACAACAAATTAATGGTCGAGAAAACAGCAGTTAGTAATGGCCAAGTAACATTGGACAGACAGTTCTACGATGCAGATGCATTAGAGTTCACACTCCAATACAACCAATTGTACCTTACACCTGAAGGTAATTATGATGCCGGAAAAATGTTCGGACATCAAAACACCGCTACAGTTGTAAACGGAATGCAATTTGGTTATGTACCAAACATGTTACATAACATCCTTGTAAAAGGCGATGCAAACAAGAACATCTTTGTTGCACAACCATGGAATGGACTTGAACACAAGCAGTACCAATCACAACTCTTATTTGTTGAAAATGATCAGCATGTAAGACTCTTTGTTGAAAACCAAGGTAACGAACCAGTATTTTTCCACATTGTTGGTGAAATCTTGGACAGAGTTACACAAGGTAACAGAGTACAATCCGCAGCAACTGAAACATGGTTACTCGGTGGCTCACAAGGAATGATTGTTGACTTGGTATTTGACGAACCAGGTGCATATGCAGCAGTTAATCACGACTATGCAGCAATTTACACTGGCGCAGCTACAGTATTTGTAGCAGGTGATCCATTTGGATTGAATCCAAGATTGGTTGATGCAGGAGTAATTCCAGCACCAGTTCCATCATATGCTTACGCATTGGGTAACCCAAGTGATGCTGTCCCTCCAATGGGAATGAACAGCATTGCACATCCAGCAGTAAACATTCATGGTCTATACACTGATGAAGTAGCTTCTGAAATGAAAGATGCAGGTATGATTCCTTTATGGGAAGTAATACCAACATTACCACCAGTACCTTAGATAGGTACTAAATTCAACTTTTTCTATTTTTCTATTCTTAATGAGTTATATTCTGTAGTTTTTTTCTTAATTACATGGGATTTGATGATTCTGTTTTAATTTGTGATGAAGTAGATCCAGTTTTGAATAAGATATTGCAAGATGATGGATTGAAAGTTTCTTACGAGCCAAAAATTACTCCTGAACAGATTAAAGAAAAAATTTCTACTTTCAATATCGTAATTGTTCGAAGTCGAACTACTATAACACGAGAGATGATTGAGAAAGCTGATAAATGTAAAATCATAGCTCGGGTTGGAGTTGGATTGGATAACGTTGATCAAGTTGCAGCTAAAGAGAAGAACATTAGAGTAATTAATGCTGCAGAAGGTGCAATGAATGCTGTTGCAGAATTAGTTTTGGGATTTATGCTGACTTTGTCTAGGCAAACAGCAAGAGGTGATAGAGCAATTAGAAATGGTCAGTGGTTGAAAAATGAATTAAAAGGAACAGAGCTTAGAGGCAAGTATCTTGGAATTATTGGATTAGGGAACATTGGAAAAAGATTAGGACGACTTGCAAGAGGATTAAACATGAATATTATTGGCTATGATGTAGTTCCAATTGATGAAGAGTTTGCCAAAGAAGTTGGATTGATGAAAGCTGATCTAGATACATTGCTACAAAGTTCTGATTACATTTCAATTCATGTGCCTTTGTTAGACTCTACATATCATTTGATTAACGCTCAAAAAATGACTACCATGAAAAAGACTGCAAAAATTATCAATACTTCACGAGGTGGAGTAGTTGATG
The DNA window shown above is from Nitrosarchaeum sp. and carries:
- a CDS encoding tRNA (N(6)-L-threonylcarbamoyladenosine(37)-C(2))-methylthiotransferase; its protein translation is MAKIFVEAYGCSASFADSEMISGLIVNGGHTLVKDSSESDLNIVVTCSVKDSTANKMMHRINSLKSKPLVVAGCLPKAEQSTVEKITQRASLLGPNSLGKTLQVIDSTLRGIKQIALEDSDLSKVGLPKVRLNPVIGIIEIASGCMSECTFCQTKLSKGDLKSYRLGDIVRQVETEISEGCKEIWLTSTDNGCYGLDINTDLPTLINAVSEIPEDFMIRVGMMNPMYMPRIKEELIKSFDSDKVYKFLHIPVQSGSNKVLNDMKRGHTVNTVKEVVKKAKERFENFTISTDVIVGFPSETNEDFEKTFELINEIRPDIVNLSKYSARPGTEAAEWEQIEASEVKRRSRIIFNQINEISLENNQKWIGWRGKVLFDEETNEGIKGRNDAYKSVFVKDKIKIGQTHTVEITDATTHSILGKIVS
- a CDS encoding aspartate ammonia-lyase, which translates into the protein MKFRLDEDSLGKVKIPSDAYYGAFTGRAVKQYHVTGNKAHPNLIKSFVMIKRSAAIANMKTKAIDAKRGNAIVSACDKILAGKFTDQFVIDMINSGAGTAFNMNSNEVIANVALEILHKKKGQYQHLHPNDHVNMSQSSNDTYPTAMHVAILINLKDAIPTIDTLIKSLTKKAKEFSSFKKIGRTHLMDALPVTLGSEFTAYATSITKARNVIVSSQKELQNVALGGTAVGTGANTPKGYRKIAITELAKISKLSLVPEKDMQFGLQSKFAVANLSGALRNLALEINKLANDIRLMASGPIAGLSELGIPAVHAGSSIMPGKVNPSLAECMNMICFNIIGNDTAVSYAAQSGQFELNVMMPGMLKCMLESTDMLKNFLPIFSANLIDGLSANKEKLQSNIENSPVIVTLLTPKIGYLKSAELFKESLKTGKSIRELVTSKKLMDNKEIDALFR
- a CDS encoding multicopper oxidase domain-containing protein: MLFTIAAVAVMGATLFGSTYTQTQIGGQSLDVSKMNADVIEQIHQMGGLQLVMPEAFAETDCGALADSGRNVVEFNLTGESVTLPIMGGKTFNAMTFSGQVPGPTLRVTQGDVVKMTLTIPADEVTGHGNDMHASQMSAGNFESVNPGETSQYCYIAEAAGTFKYHCSGVKLIGMDQHVLSGMYGLAIVDPIDGYNKLMVEKTAVSNGQVTLDRQFYDADALEFTLQYNQLYLTPEGNYDAGKMFGHQNTATVVNGMQFGYVPNMLHNILVKGDANKNIFVAQPWNGLEHKQYQSQLLFVENDQHVRLFVENQGNEPVFFHIVGEILDRVTQGNRVQSAATETWLLGGSQGMIVDLVFDEPGAYAAVNHDYAAIYTGAATVFVAGDPFGLNPRLVDAGVIPAPVPSYAYALGNPSDAVPPMGMNSIAHPAVNIHGLYTDEVASEMKDAGMIPLWEVIPTLPPVP
- a CDS encoding D-2-hydroxyacid dehydrogenase; amino-acid sequence: MGFDDSVLICDEVDPVLNKILQDDGLKVSYEPKITPEQIKEKISTFNIVIVRSRTTITREMIEKADKCKIIARVGVGLDNVDQVAAKEKNIRVINAAEGAMNAVAELVLGFMLTLSRQTARGDRAIRNGQWLKNELKGTELRGKYLGIIGLGNIGKRLGRLARGLNMNIIGYDVVPIDEEFAKEVGLMKADLDTLLQSSDYISIHVPLLDSTYHLINAQKMTTMKKTAKIINTSRGGVVDEDALYEAIKNGNLGGAALDVFEKEPAIGNKLAELDNVILTPHIGAQTKEAQSLAANIIGEKIIQILRGVI